The Triticum urartu cultivar G1812 chromosome 5, Tu2.1, whole genome shotgun sequence genome contains the following window.
CCGAGAGAAGTCCACAAGAAGTTATTTCAGTTGCAGAGTTCAGCCTGAGGGAAGTCAATTTCTCGCTGTAGCATAGATAACCAAGACCGGTGTCATCGATTTGTGAACAGAAACTTAGTGTGAGATCGGTTAGAGAGGGACAGCAAGATATAATCACAAAGAGGTCATGGTTGTCCAACTGATCCCCGTGGGAAGGTGTCCAGCCAGCATAATCGATCTCAACTTTCCACAAATTGGGGAACCGGGAGAAGAGTGACACCAAAGCTTCAGTGGCAAGGCAAAGGCCACAACCAACCCGGATGGACCCCTTTTGCTCAGCCTGGATGGCGAAGAGACGCTTCGAGACAAGGGAAAGAGAATTCAAGTCACTTCTTTTGGTAACCCTCTTGATGATCTCTGCCAGCAGTGCCTCCGGGAGATCCTCCATCGAGTGCTAGTTGGGATTGGGTATCCAGAATGCTGGACTAAAACATAAACTATAATGAGATCAAAATGAAGCATATGAAGATAATTTACCCACATTAGAGATGATTTTGAACCCTCTTCAGTATCAATTGACAATTGGTGTGTTCATCAGATTGCTGAGCAAAGAAAGAATCTACTAAGCGCATCATCAACAATAAACTGAATTCAGTACTTGCTGACTTCGCAGCTTGTATAGCAATTATAATGAGATCAAAATGAAGCATATGAAGATAACCTAATCACATTAGAGATAATTCATATCTACTATATCACTAAGCTCCCTAGGGGTGGAAGGGTTAAGAATCAATTGAGGAGAATTAATTTGGATGGGTGACCCTGATTTTGACCGGGTCGTGCGCCCACCACGCCTCCCTTCTTCTCTAACCTTCCGTCCCTTCCTCTAAAAATAAAAATCTCCTGTTCGAGCAAAACCAACATCGCCGGTCCTTCGCCTCGCACTCCCCCCTCTCCCCTGCCTGCCTTCCTCTCCTATCTCTGCCTCGCCGTCCTCTCCTCTGCCCACGACCTCGACAGCTCCTGATCGAGCGTTGTCCCTGGCTCGGCTGGTGGATTGTCCCACGACAACGGTGGTGGGGGCAACGGGCACGGGCAGCAGCTTTGAGCATCTCGGGCTGCAGGTCGAGCGCGTTAGTGCACGGGAATCCAGCCGTCGGGCTGAGCTTGACGAGCCACCGGAGGCGCGAGAGCCGAGGCTGCCGCCTCCCGCTACGCGCTCGTCTTCAGAAAATGGATCGAGTTAGCTGCACGTCTTCAGATGGTTAATGAATCGGTAGCATAGTTCGGGTTAACTGCCAAGATATTGTACTCCGATCCTCTTCACCCCGCCGTCTCTGCTGCCGCTGCCCCTTAATAT
Protein-coding sequences here:
- the LOC125508272 gene encoding F-box/LRR-repeat protein 14-like — protein: MEDLPEALLAEIIKRVTKRSDLNSLSLVSKRLFAIQAEQKGSIRVGCGLCLATEALVSLFSRFPNLWKVEIDYAGWTPSHGDQLDNHDLFVIISCCPSLTDLTLSFCSQIDDTGLGYLCYSEKLTSLRLNSATEITSCGLLSVAVGCKSLSSLHLINCEKVGSTEWLEYLGLNGSLEEFVLKNCNGISLYDLIMLGPGWMKLRKFEFRMGGLWDVHEGYDHMEIDG